The segment TGACGAAAGCATGAAAAACTCTTTGCAAACCCGTGAATTGACAATGCAGACTGTATGCGCAAGCTCCGCTTCTTTCAGTCAGAACATTCCTAACTTCATTGAGGCTCAGGAACGCAATGCGGCTTTGAGCAAATTCAGGCAGTCAAGCAAATCCGAGCATGCCGCCTTGCCAAAAGCGCGCAACGCCTCATCGCCGATCGCCTGGAGCCGGGCGTCGGCTCGGCGGATGATGGCTTGCCGTAGACTGGCGATATCGCCGCCGGACCGCTCTTCCAGACGGGAGAGTTCGTCGAGCGCGACCTGACTTCGGCGATAAAGCGACGATTGCGCCTTGTCGAGCGCCTCCCGGATCGCGGTTGGCGGCGTCGCCGTTTCGAAAGGGGCGCGACCCGATGCGTACAAGCGTGCGGCCCCGGCAGCAAGCAGGGCGTGGGGGATGTCGACGGGAATGGAGCCGGTGCGGGGCGACGGCATGATGAACTCCGGGCAAACAAAAAAGGGGAATCCGAATGGTAAACGCCGTGGCCGCGCCCGCCTCTAGGACGATTCCCAATCCTCGCCCCCGCGGCCCCCCTGCCGGACTCACACCCGAAACTGGCTGGCGTTCTGCCGCATCCGCTCGGCCAGATCGGAGAGGCGTTGCGCCTCGTCGGCGGCGCGCAAGGCCGCCGCGTTGTTTTCTTCGCTCATGCACGCCATATCGTCGACATTGCCCGCGATGGTTTGGCGCGCGGCGGTCTGCTGATGCAGCGACACGGAAATCTCGCCGACCGACTTTTCAGCCTTGCCGACACTGATCTGGAGCCGGCTGACACGCTCCCCCGCTTCGGACACCAGCTGTTTGCCCGCATGCACTCGCTCCACGACGGCCCCCATCGATGCGACGGCGTCCTGGGTTCCCACCTGGATTTTGCCGACCATGTCGGCAATCTCCCCGGCGGAGACCGTGGTGCGTTCAGCCAGCTTGCGCACTTCATCGGCGACGACGGCAAAACCGCGTCCGGCCTCGCCGGCCCGCGCCGCCTCGATGGCGGCATTGAGCGCCAGCAAATTGGTCTGATCCGCGAACTCCTTGATCACCTCGACAATCGCCGATATCTGGTTCGACTGTTCATCCAGAGCGGCGATGACGTCAGAAGCCCGATCGGCCATGCGCGCTACATGATTCATTTCATCCAGGCTTTTGCCGATGATCGCCTCGCCTTCCCGCGATGTCGCCTCCGATTCCCGCACCAGCGCGGCCGCCTCACTGGCGCTCTCGGACACGCAGGCGATACTGCGCCGGTCCTGTTCGACTGTCGCGGCGACGGAGACCGCGGATTTCTTTTGCCGATCCGAACTGGCAGCCACCGCCTGGGCCGCTCCGGCCAGCGCGAAGGCGGCCGTGCTGACCGATGTGACGCTCGCCAGCGTTTCCTGCAACGACGCCTGAACCTTGCCGATCAATTGATTGAACGACCCGCAGATCCGGCTGATTTCATCATCACCGGACTGCGTAGCCCTGCGGGTGAAATCATTGTCGTGCTCGATCGCGCTGAAGGTGCGCTGCATGGCATTGAGCGGGGAAAGGATGGACGCGACGATCCACGCGGCAAGACCGCCCACGGCGATCAGCGCCACAAGGCCAATGCCGTTGATCAGCAAGGTGGCGCGGGCCATGTGGTCGCGGCTGTCGGTATAGTAGGTGTCGGCAACCCGGGCATTGATGTCGATGAGTCGCTCCACCTGCTTCTGGGTAATGGCGGAACGCTTGGCGTTTTCCGCGACTTGCGCCGAGTACTTCCTGATCAGCTCCTTTTGCCTCTCGGGACTCACCTGAGCCGCAAGTTCGACCAGCAGCGCATCTACCGCTTCGTTGCCGCGCTGCCACTCGGGCCACACCGAGGTGATGGTCTGCCAGACCTCGTTCTCCTCTCCCGAACGCGGCAGCGGATCATACGTCTCCCAGCCGTGCCGGATCATGGCATAGGCCGCTTTTTTGCGCTGCAACACCTCGGCGAACTTGGGACCGGCATTGGCGCTGTTTTCCAGAAGAAGCGCCGTGCGGTTCTGAATCTTGATTTCCAGCTGCCCGCGCGCCATCGCATTGAGCGCGTTGATCGATGGCAAGCGGTTCCAGCCAAGCTCCACCACCGCCGCCCGGCCCTCGCCCATGCCACGGATACCGGCCACGCCGACAACCAGCAAGGCGAGCACCGCCACGGCGACCAGCAAAAAAAGACGGCTTTTGATCGACAAACGATTCATGCCAACCTCTCCCAGACATTCGATACCGGATGGACAGCCCGGCCTGCGCAGGCACAAACCCTCGCTTACTCATTAAGGATCGTGTTCGACCGAGAAGCAAGAACGCCTGCCCATTTTGCCGTCGCCGATCGCTATTCCACTCAAATCTTCGATATGACAAAAAATGCTGCTAATGTTTAGCATCTACTCGCAGGGAGACGCCGCCATGGCAACCCGAGGCAAAACCGGCAAGAAGTCCGTCGCACTGGTACTGGGCGGCGGCGCCCCCAACGCCACGCTGATGGCGGGCACCCTGGAGGCTTTCATCGAACAGGGCATCGAATTCGATGTGATTTCGACAGCCGGCGCCGGCGCGCTGGTGGGACTTCTCTATGTGGCGCCGCGTGCGGACGATGCGCGAAGCGCGCTCAGGATGCTGATCGAAACCGGGGTGGACGATACCTTGTACGCGCTCTTCCCGGTGAATTTCAAGGTTTTCAATAAACCGGGCGCCCTGGCCGATCTTTGGCGCGCCATGGCTCGCGGCAACCCCGTTCTGTCGCATCTTCAGAAAGATCGCAGCGCCCTGGGCCGCGCCATGGCGGACTGGACGGAGCTGATGCTCGCGAGCTGGTGCCCGAGCGGCCTCACCTGCGCCAGCACGGGACTGTGCGCCCATGTGCCATTCATCGACGACCTGGTGGACTTTTCGAAACTGGCCGCCATTGGCCCGGAGTTCTATCTGAACGCCTACAACCTGAGCCGCCGCGCCATGCGTTGCTGGAGCAAGGAAGAAATCGGCCAGGACCAGTTTCTCGCCGCCCTTTCCTTTCCGTTCCTCTACCCGCCTTACCAGATTGACGGCGAGTACTACATCGAAGGCGCGGCCATCGATACGCTGAATTTCAAGGGATTGTTCCAGACCGGGCGAAGCATCGACACGGTCGTGGTGTTCGATGTCCTGGGCTGCGAGCGCCTGATGCGGCCGCCAACCGATCTGTATGACGCCTGGGTCCAATCCATCATCACCCCGCTGGTCGAACTGGCGCGCGATGACCTGAAACTCTTCGAGAGCCGCTACAACCTCGACCCGCAAACCGGCAAGCCTCGATGCGATGTGCTGCGGGTGAATTACGATGCGTATCTGAGTGACAGGGACTGCGCGAGCGAGCTGGACTGGTCGCGCACGAATCTGGCGCGACTTTATGACATAGGATTCAAGGCTGGTCTGGAATTTTGCGAACAATACCGGGATGCGATCTGAAGGCGGCCGGACCGATGGGGGTCGCCGCCGCCTCCGTGGCCGTGGGCATCGCGGCATTCCTGGGACTCTGATACCGGGACCGGTAAACACCCCCGGCATCCCGGGCGGACTTACACTTTTTTCAGGTAGCAGGCCTTCAGCATGAAGTTGCCCGCGTCCAGACGGCAATCCACTTCGTGATCGCCGTCGACAAGGCGGATGCTTTTGGCCTTGGAGCCCTGCTTGAGGGTGATCGAGGTACCCTTGACTTTCAAGTCCTTGATCAGCACCACGGAGTCGCCATCGTTCAGGACATTGCCGTTGGCATCCTTCACTACGGTTTCCTGCGCATCGTCGACAGCCGCCGACATCGGCCACTCGTGGCCACAATCGGCGCAAACAAAGTTTTCGCCATCCGGATAGGTATTTTCCATAGCGCATTGAGGACAAGCGGGAATCGTCGACATCGGTAAGGTATTCCTGTGCAAGACAAAAAGGGGAGGATTATACCCCAGTTCCGTCAGGGTTATCCTCCGGCCTGCCGGACGGCGCCTCAGAGCACAACCTGTCCCGCCTGGATCAGCGGTAAGATATCGGTATAGTTGGGAAGGTCGCCCTGCAAGCGCTCCGCATGAGGCGCGAATGCCTCCATGAACGCTTCCCGGGATGCGAAACGGAATTCGCATATCGCCACAAACGCCGCGGGCGAACCTGACGGCAGCGTTGCCTCGCCTCTGGAGACACTCACCCCCAGATAGCCCGGATGCCCCCCCAGGCAGGCGACGGCCATCGGCATGTGCGTCGAAAGATAGTAATCCATATCGAAACGGGCCCCCGGCGCAGACGGGTACAGGATACTGATTGTGATCATGGCAAACACATCCGAAATTTATCCGCAACGCGGAGGACAACCCCCGCTACAATCCATTCAGCATAGCCCGCTCACGCGCGGCCGCCAACGCGCGTCACAGCGCATCGCGGCGGGCGGCATACTCGTCCGCACGCGCATGCTCATGCCGGGAACGATAAAGGTACTCCAGCTCCTGGTACACATCCCTGTCGGGCGCGCCGGCGGCCTCGGCTTCGCTCGCCAGCGCCAGCTGAATGGCCAAAGCCTCCTCCGTCCGCCCCAGATAGCGCAGTGTCCACGCCACCATCCAGCGCGCGGCGCGTATCGACGCCGGACGTCCCGACCGCTCCCGCACCGCCAGGGCGCGGCGGAATTCATCGAGCGCCTCGCGATACCGGCCAAGCCGGTGCAGCGCGTTTCCCCTGTCATTGCGCAAGGATGCCTCCCAACGCCGGACCGTATGCTGCGCGGACTGCTCCATCAGATCGAGGGCCATATCGGTCCAGCGGATCTGGTCGAGTGGCGCACTGTCGACATAGGCCAGCATACGCAGCGCGTCGATCGCGAGATCATCGAGGCGCGCATCGCGGGCCAGGGCGAATGCGCGCAGGTAAGCGTTGCGGGCCGTCTCGCGGCTGACGTGCGTCTGCGTCTCGTCAGGGTGCGCGGATGAAGAAAAGCTCCGCCCCCACTCCAGCGCATGCCGGACCCTGAGTTCGATGCCGGCTTCGGCCAGCGAGGGTTCGATACCGAGAAGAATCGTGCGCGCGACAGCGAAATCCCCCCTCAATACGTAGCTTCGCGCGATCTGGGTTTCCAGAATCAGCCGGTCGTCGCCGACGGCCCGCAACTGCGCGGCGCGAAACCGTGCCTCGCTCGCGGCCGGATCGGCGAAATCCCACAACCCGGACACATCCTGCGCCAGCGCCCGGCCGGGCAGATTTCCTGCACAGACCCACGCGGCGGCGATCAGCCCGAGCAGCCCGCTTTTCATGCGCATCACTGACCGCTCCCGGTGCTTCCTACTTGAAAAAGTGACAAACAAATACACTACAACAAAGGTTATGACATAGAAATCAGACGGTATAGATGCCGAAATGACAGGTGTCAAAACGGACATCCTGCGTCACGCCATTTCATCAAAGTTTGACCCACGGTATGCCATGACTTGAAACCTAGTCTAAAATCCATAGAAGAAATTAATGATATTCTGATTAATCGAGGCAATCATGATCGAACTTATCGCTGGCAGCATCGTTACCCTGGCGGTCGGCCGCGCCATTTTCAAGGGTTACTCCCCCACTTCGGTTCTGCTGGTCGGAGGCCTGTTGCTGCTGGTCCTGGCGGCGGCGCTCGGGCATCCGGTCCTGCCGCCCAAGGTCGCGAGCACAGGTTCGGTTCTGACCGATATCCCCGAATTCGTCAAATACCTGCTGAGCAACCGTGCCGCCGACCTGGGCATGATGATCATGGCGCTGGTCGGGTTCGCCGCTTACATGACCCGGATTGGCGCAAACGACATGGTGGTCAAACTGGCCGCCCGCCCGCTCGGCGCA is part of the Paludibacterium paludis genome and harbors:
- a CDS encoding methyl-accepting chemotaxis protein — encoded protein: MNRLSIKSRLFLLVAVAVLALLVVGVAGIRGMGEGRAAVVELGWNRLPSINALNAMARGQLEIKIQNRTALLLENSANAGPKFAEVLQRKKAAYAMIRHGWETYDPLPRSGEENEVWQTITSVWPEWQRGNEAVDALLVELAAQVSPERQKELIRKYSAQVAENAKRSAITQKQVERLIDINARVADTYYTDSRDHMARATLLINGIGLVALIAVGGLAAWIVASILSPLNAMQRTFSAIEHDNDFTRRATQSGDDEISRICGSFNQLIGKVQASLQETLASVTSVSTAAFALAGAAQAVAASSDRQKKSAVSVAATVEQDRRSIACVSESASEAAALVRESEATSREGEAIIGKSLDEMNHVARMADRASDVIAALDEQSNQISAIVEVIKEFADQTNLLALNAAIEAARAGEAGRGFAVVADEVRKLAERTTVSAGEIADMVGKIQVGTQDAVASMGAVVERVHAGKQLVSEAGERVSRLQISVGKAEKSVGEISVSLHQQTAARQTIAGNVDDMACMSEENNAAALRAADEAQRLSDLAERMRQNASQFRV
- a CDS encoding patatin-like phospholipase family protein, which gives rise to MATRGKTGKKSVALVLGGGAPNATLMAGTLEAFIEQGIEFDVISTAGAGALVGLLYVAPRADDARSALRMLIETGVDDTLYALFPVNFKVFNKPGALADLWRAMARGNPVLSHLQKDRSALGRAMADWTELMLASWCPSGLTCASTGLCAHVPFIDDLVDFSKLAAIGPEFYLNAYNLSRRAMRCWSKEEIGQDQFLAALSFPFLYPPYQIDGEYYIEGAAIDTLNFKGLFQTGRSIDTVVVFDVLGCERLMRPPTDLYDAWVQSIITPLVELARDDLKLFESRYNLDPQTGKPRCDVLRVNYDAYLSDRDCASELDWSRTNLARLYDIGFKAGLEFCEQYRDAI
- a CDS encoding zinc ribbon domain-containing protein YjdM; the protein is MSTIPACPQCAMENTYPDGENFVCADCGHEWPMSAAVDDAQETVVKDANGNVLNDGDSVVLIKDLKVKGTSITLKQGSKAKSIRLVDGDHEVDCRLDAGNFMLKACYLKKV
- a CDS encoding EthD family reductase, producing the protein MITISILYPSAPGARFDMDYYLSTHMPMAVACLGGHPGYLGVSVSRGEATLPSGSPAAFVAICEFRFASREAFMEAFAPHAERLQGDLPNYTDILPLIQAGQVVL
- a CDS encoding tetratricopeptide repeat protein, whose protein sequence is MRMKSGLLGLIAAAWVCAGNLPGRALAQDVSGLWDFADPAASEARFRAAQLRAVGDDRLILETQIARSYVLRGDFAVARTILLGIEPSLAEAGIELRVRHALEWGRSFSSSAHPDETQTHVSRETARNAYLRAFALARDARLDDLAIDALRMLAYVDSAPLDQIRWTDMALDLMEQSAQHTVRRWEASLRNDRGNALHRLGRYREALDEFRRALAVRERSGRPASIRAARWMVAWTLRYLGRTEEALAIQLALASEAEAAGAPDRDVYQELEYLYRSRHEHARADEYAARRDAL